A window from Primulina huaijiensis isolate GDHJ02 chromosome 13, ASM1229523v2, whole genome shotgun sequence encodes these proteins:
- the LOC140991839 gene encoding U-box domain-containing protein 38-like has translation MGRNGRFRRLIISFRRSSSASAAAAEQVPPSEFLCPISKSLMFDPAVVSSGQTFERLSVQVCKDLGFTPTLPDGSTPDFSTVIPNLALKTTILNWCSKSGSGVRPSPPIYSDIESIVGSMTGSSTSAKSPDSAKVRFSERELLKGVAETPEVLFSHAASDLNPRNLYCSSSSEESVIANATPFLPFATRPTCFSYSSSPSTSSEFVADEGSSNYVSALSSNSSPGEDESFVSQILNLDVYEQEQAVILLRKITRTNEEARAALCTERLLFALKNVLVSRYAAVQTNAAACVVNLSIEKGNKIKIVRAGIVPLLIDLLRNGFDESKEHAAGAIFSLAIEDENRTAMGVLGTLQPLIHALRSGSRPCRLDSALALYHLTLVQSNRVKIVRLGAAGAFLGLLKDTEVASRVVLIVCNLATCDEGRAALLDAGAVRCLADVLRNRKEIASESTQENSVAALHSLSLGSLRFKGLAQDASVAEVLREVAEVGSERAREKARRIMEGLRKQEEAEEVDWETVMKRGVSGIRYRVGLSPSPNST, from the coding sequence ATGGGTAGAAATGGAAGATTCCGGCGATTAATTATCTCTTTCCGCAGATCTTCATCCGCCTCGGCCGCGGCGGCGGAACAGGTTCCTCCTTCGGAGTTCCTCTGCCCCATCTCGAAGTCTTTAATGTTCGATCCTGCAGTTGTTTCCTCCGGGCAAACCTTCGAGCGTTTGTCGGTACAAGTGTGTAAAGATTTGGGTTTCACGCCCACTTTACCCGACGGCTCGACGCCTGATTTTTCCACTGTGATACCGAATTTAGCACTCAAAACCACCATTCTCAACTGGTGCTCGAAGTCCGGGTCGGGCGTCCGGCCCAGCCCGCCTATCTATTCGGACATCGAGTCCATTGTCGGTTCTATGACGGGCTCCTCAACTTCTGCTAAAAGTCCCGACAGCGCCAAGGTTCGGTTTTCGGAAAGGGAGCTGCTGAAGGGGGTGGCGGAAACTCCTGAGGTTTTGTTCTCACACGCTGCATCTGACTTGAATCCTCGTAATTTGTACTGTTCTTCCAGCTCCGAAGAATCTGTTATCGCTAACGCCACGCCGTTTTTGCCCTTCGCCACTCGGCCCACTTGCTTTTCGTATTCTTCTTCGCCTTCTACTTCGTCAGAGTTCGTTGCTGATGAGGGTTCTTCGAATTATGTTTCTGCTCTGTCTTCGAATTCGTCTCCGGGGGAAGACGAGAGCTTTGTGAGCCAGATACTGAATTTAGATGTTTATGAACAAGAACAAGCTGTGATTCTTTTGAGAAAAATTACGAGAACCAATGAAGAAGCCAGAGCCGCGCTTTGCACAGAAAGGTTGCTGTTTGCTCTGAAGAATGTGCTGGTTTCGCGGTATGCTGCGGTGCAGACCAACGCCGCGGCTTGTGTGGTGAATCTTTCGATCGAAAAGGGTAATAAGATCAAGATTGTTAGAGCCGGGATAGTTCCTTTGTTGATTGATTTGTTGAGGAATGGGTTCGATGAGTCGAAAGAACATGCTGCGGGTGCGATATTTAGTTTAGCGATTGAGGATGAGAATAGGACGGCAATGGGGGTTCTTGGTACGTTGCAGCCGTTGATTCATGCGCTGAGGTCCGGTAGCCGGCCCTGCCGGCTTGACTCGGCGTTGGCTTTGTACCACTTAACTTTGGTGCAGAGTAATCGAGTGAAGATCGTGAGGCTTGGGGCTGCCGGGGCTTTCTTGGGGCTATTGAAGGATACAGAAGTGGCCTCGCGGGTAGTGCTTATTGTGTGTAACCTGGCGACGTGCGATGAGGGCCGGGCGGCGCTGTTGGATGCCGGAGCCGTGCGTTGCCTGGCGGATGTGTTGAGAAATAGGAAAGAAATTGCCTCTGAGTCGACTCAGGAAAACTCTGTAGCTGCGCTTCACTCGTTGAGTCTTGGAAGCTTGCGGTTCAAAGGCTTGGCTCAGGATGCAAGTGTGGCGGAGGTGTTGCGAGAAGTGGCCGAGGTAGGGAGTGAACGGGCAAGGGAGAAAGCGAGGCGGATCATGGAGGGCTTGCGCAAGCAAGAGGAGGCGGAGGAGGTCGATTGGGAGACGGTGATGAAGCGCGGAGTGAGCGGAATTCGGTACCGAGTTGGGCTGAGTCCCAGTCCCAACTCAACTTAG
- the LOC140991072 gene encoding uncharacterized protein → MADIVKQILAKPIQLADEVIKWSDGTSSFRQDCLEIKAKTEKLAGLLRQAARASSDLYERPTRRIIDDTEQVLDKALTLVFKCRANGFRRIFTIIPAAAFRKISQQLENSIGDVSWLLRVSTPADDRDDEYLGLPPIAANEPILCLIWEQIAILCSSTLEERADAAASLVSLARDNDRYGKLIVEEGGVPPLLKLAKEGRQEGQENAARAIGLLGRDPESVEHIVNSGVCQVFAKILKEGHMSVQVVVAWAVSQLAAHHPKCQDHFAQNNMIRLLVSHLAFETIQEHSKYLISKQNMSIHTVVMANSNPNTTKNGDGSSVRHKNEDKQFQSQIMHTMGNESTSHMHNLVTNTVAMKSSMNTKGKNTQHSHENNTKPTHKNSKTNQQQQHKHHFALTGNSIKGREFEDPAIKVEMKAMAARALRHLCASNITICRSITESRALLCFAVLLEKGAEEVQYNSAMALMEITAVAERDAELRRSAFKPTTPAAKAVVDQFLRIIEKADSELLIPSIRSIGNLARTFRATETRFIGPLVKLLDDREPEVTSEAAIALNKFASSDNFLHINHSKAIISEGGTKHLVPLIYFGEQMVQVPSFVLLCYLALHVPGSETLAQDDVLIVLEWATKQANLMQDKEIETLAYEGKKRLELYQSRGSKGYH, encoded by the coding sequence ATGGCGGACATTGTGAAACAAATCCTCGCGAAGCCGATACAATTGGCAGACGAGGTGATAAAATGGTCCGACGGCACCAGCTCCTTTCGCCAAGATTGCCTGGAAATCAAGGCCAAGACCGAGAAGCTCGCGGGCCTCCTCAGGCAAGCAGCGCGAGCCAGCAGCGATCTCTACGAGCGCCCCACGCGCCGCATCATCGATGACACCGAGCAAGTCCTTGACAAGGCTCTGACTCTCGTTTTCAAGTGTCGTGCCAATGGTTTTAGGCGCATCTTCACCATCATTCCTGCAGCTGCCTTTAGAAAAATCTCTCAACAGCTCGAAAACTCGATCGGGGATGTCTCGTGGCTGCTTCGTGTATCCACCCCAGCTGATGATCGTGATGATGAGTATCTAGGACTCCCGCCAATTGCAGCGAACGAGCCGATTTTGTGCTTGATATGGGAACAGATTGCGATCTTGTGCTCGAGTACGTTGGAGGAGCGTGCGGATGCTGCAGCATCGCTTGTTTCGTTGGCGCGGGATAATGATCGGTATGGAAAATTGATCGTTGAGGAAGGAGGGGTGCCTCCATTGCTGAAATTGGCTAAGGAAGGGAGACAAGAAGGGCAAGAAAATGCAGCTAGAGCCATAGGGTTGCTCGGAAGGGATCCGGAAAGCGTAGAACACATTGTGAATTCGGGAGTTTGTCAAGTGTTTGCGAAAATCCTCAAAGAAGGACATATGAGTGTTCAGGTTGTGGTTGCTTGGGCTGTGTCTCAATTGGCCGCACATCATCCCAAATGCCAGGATCATTTCGCGCAGAACAACATGATTCGGTTGCTTGTTAGCCATCTTGCTTTCGAAACGATTCAAGAACATAGCAAATATCTAATCAGTAAGCAGAACATGTCGATTCACACGGTTGTGATGGCGAATTCCAACCCAAACACAACCAAGAACGGAGATGGTAGTAGCGTTAGGCACAAAAATGAGGATAAGCAGTTTCAATCCCAAATCATGCACACGATGGGGAACGAAAGCACCAGCCATATGCACAATCTTGTTACAAACACGGTTGCCATGAAATCGAGCATGAACACCAAAGGCAAGAACACCCAGCATTCTCATGAAAACAACACGAAACCTACCCACAAAAACTCAAAAACCAACCAACAACAGCAGCACAAACACCATTTTGCCTTGACAGGAAACAGCATCAAGGGAAGGGAATTCGAAGATCCTGCAATAAAGGTAGAGATGAAGGCCATGGCAGCTAGAGCTCTACGCCACCTCTGTGCCAGTAATATAACCATTTGTCGCAGCATAACCGAATCAAGAGCCCTTCTCTGCTTTGCTGTTCTATTGGAGAAAGGGGCTGAAGAAGTTCAATACAATTCAGCAATGGCACTAATGGAGATCACAGCAGTAGCCGAACGAGATGCGGAACTGAGGCGTTCTGCCTTTAAACCTACTACACCTGCTGCCAAAGCTGTAGTGGACCAGTTCCTAAGAATCATCGAAAAAGCAGACTCTGAACTCCTCATTCCCAGCATCAGGTCCATAGGAAATTTGGCAAGAACTTTTCGTGCAACAGAGACAAGATTCATCGGCCCACTAGTGAAGTTGCTGGATGATAGGGAGCCAGAAGTCACGAGTGAGGCGGCCATAGCCCTTAACAAATTCGCCTCAAGTGACAACTTCTTGCATATAAATCACTCCAAGGCCATAATCAGTGAGGGTGGGACTAAACATCTGGTCCCGTTGATCTACTTCGGCGAGCAAATGGTTCAGGTCCCTTCCTTCGTGTTGCTGTGTTACCTCGCATTGCACGTCCCTGGTAGTGAGACGTTGGCTCAGGACGACGTGTTGATCGTGCTGGAATGGGCTACAAAGCAAGCGAATCTAATGCAAGACAAAGAAATTGAAACCTTGGCATATGAAGGCAAGAAGAGGTTGGAACTCTACCAGTCTAGAGGATCAAAGGGTTACCATTGA